From a single Phragmites australis chromosome 7, lpPhrAust1.1, whole genome shotgun sequence genomic region:
- the LOC133924109 gene encoding zinc finger CCCH domain-containing protein 27-like: protein MHSSCELSAVLVTLKMLKESSSPALDADRIEVPSPMEENNSTNSEAATDTEDFEISDDDDDRNHKHRKREARPQLDENTEEQHPGMPLKKRSRVSGNGQLFGGSGSQGEAQKDFVPKFKRRPGAGTHTWAPRVNQSFRADSSASATARPPMTRGRGRNGAPWTQHDPRFNTFDMIDFASQMASQGPPAHPSLFMGTALPSGPYGFMPGMPHGILDPMHPLGMQRPIQPAVSPLIDLSMPRQRCRDFEERGFCLRGDMCPMEHGVNRIVVDDMQSLSQFNLPVSVPNAQGLGIQNEGGTASVNLSSLGGSKGVPAKDVKSGVASDALKINGSTASAVAVAVADADVYDPDQPLWNNEQPEASCAGFVHTDAGVWNAESSGYETGREHSNQVFATDGLQSSKSTVWGRIAPKRKSVGGNTAKTTLTNTTGNQRSDYDEMAPSTTQVKFAASKDTNGQSNSRIYGDVGRQSNRASHKASRTLYVHGIPQESNRWEKLLSHFQKFGQVIDIYIPSNSEKAFVQFSKREEAEAALKAPDAVMGNRFIKLWWANRDRIPDEGEGRISANSSQLSTTLANSAPQPSYPNKVKENVQSTTPRASSGSSAEPSGSSTGPKMLPANSIKSIPPDPKRQESLELLEELRKKQEILAQKRDEFRRQLEKLAKQKGSSNSIKHAEAGGKEVVSNDASKVTDARSMNVRAEGSQEIAGKLEKKSSGELASHSQKAVTSTQKSAAATKQTIHLLAPPQNRFKLDNRTTSFRILPPLPPEIANESTLADHFSSFGELSSVVLEDTEAHNHDATLKPSLSCSACVTYTTRQSAEKAFIGGKSCKGHTLRFMWLTASPGSNNHSRPQKSSIPSKASSISGHIQSMSSESPSPVGKISSTATSGMAANPHNKSISTMEQTKTSPVGISKASCSSSSLSSNVECSPEHGATRNVVSDSDLPQ, encoded by the exons ATGCATTCTAGTTGCGAACTTTCTGCTGTCTTGGTAACCTTGAAGATGCTCAAAGAGTCATCATCTCCAGCATTGGATGCTGACAGAATAGAAGTTCCTTCACCAATGGAAGAAAATAATTCCACAAATTCTGAAGCTGCTACAGATACTGAAGACTTCGAAATTagtgatgacgatgatgaccGTAACCACAAGCACCGAAAACGGGAGGCTAGACCTCAACTTGACGAGAATACAGAGGAGCAACATCCAGGGATGCCTCTCAAAAAGAGGAGCAGGGTTTCTGGTAATGGACAACTTTTTGGCGGATCTGGTTCTCAAGGTGAAGCACAGAAGGATTTTGTACCAAAATTCAAGAGGCGTCCTGGAGCAGGAACTCACACTTGGGCACCTAGAGTGAACCAATCCTTCCGAGCTGATTCATCAGCTTCTGCCACGGCTCGCCCTCCTATGACACGAGGAAGAGGACGGAATGGTGCACCCTGGACTCAGCATGATCCAAGATTTAACACATTTGATATGATTGATTTTGCATCCCAGATGGCCTCACAAGGACCACCCGCACATCCGAGCTTATTTATGGGCACTGCATTGCCAAGTGGTCCATATGGATTTATGCCTGGAATGCCTCATGGGATTTTAGATCCAATGCACCCACTTGGAATGCAACGGCCTATTCAGCCTGCAGTATCTCCTTTAATTGATCTTAGCATGCCTCGTCAACGCTGTAGAGACTTTGAGGAGCGTGGATTTTGCTTGAGAGGGGATATGTGCCCCATGGAGCATGGTGTAAATAGAATTGTTGTTGATGATATGCAG AGTCTATCTCAATTCAATCTTCCAGTATCAGTTCCAAATGCTCAAGGACTGGGAATCCAAAATGAGGGAGGAACTGCTTCTGTTAACTTATCAAGCCTAGGAGGCAGTAAAGGTGTTCCTGCAAAAGATGTCAAATCTGGTGTGGCAAGTGATGCATTAAAGATAAATGGAAGCACTGCTTcagctgttgctgttgctgttgctgatGCTGATGTATATGATCCTGATCAGCCTCTGTGGAACAATGAACAACCTGAAGCATCATGTGCTGGTTTTGTACATACTGATGCTGGAGTGTGGAATGCTGAATCCTCAGGCTATGAAACAGGGCGGGAGCATTCAAATCAGGTTTTTGCAACTGATGGCTTGCAGAGTTCGAAGTCTACTGTTTGGGGGCGAATAGCACCAAAGAGAAAATCAGTGGGTGGTAACACAGCTAAAACTACGTTAACAAATACCACTGGAAACCAAAGAAGTGATTATGATGAGATGGCTCCCAGCACGACCCAAGTAAAGTTTGCTGCTTCTAAGGATACTAATGGCCAATCCAATTCGAGAATATACGGAGATGTGGGCCGGCAAAGCAATCGAGCTTCTCACAAAGCATCCCGTACACTTTATGTACATGGCATTCCCCAAGAAAGCAACAGATGGGAGAAACTTCTCTCGCATTTTCAGAAGTTTGGTCAAGTAATAGATATCTATATTCCATCTAACAGTGAAAAAGCTTTTGTCCAGTTCTCAAAAAGAGAAGAGGCTGAAGCTGCCCTAAAAGCTCCGGATGCTGTTATGGGCAACCGTTTTATAAAGCTATGGTGGGCCAACAGAGATAGGATTCCTGATGAGGGAGAGGGTAGAATATCCGCAAACTCTTCCCAGTTGTCTACTACGCTGGCCAATTCTGCCCCTCAGCCATCTTATCCCAACAAAGTCAAGGAAAATGTTCAATCTACAACTCCAAGGGCCAGTTCTGGATCTTCTGCTGAACCGTCGGGTTCTAGCACAGGTCCTAAAATGCTGCCAGCAAATAGTATAAAATCAATACCCCCTGATCCAAAAAGGCAAGAAAGTCTAGAACTATTGGAAGAACTTCGCAAAAAACAGGAGATCTTAGCTCAGAAGCGTGATGAGTTCCGCCGCCAGTTAGAGAAACTTGCAAAACAG AAAGGTTCATCAAATTCAATTAAGCATGCAGAGGCTGGTGGAAAAGAAGTTGTTTCTAATGATGCGTCAAAAGTAACGGATGCAAGATCCATGAATGTTAGGGCTGAAGGGTCACAGGAGATTGCTGGTAAGTTGGAAAAGAAAAGTTCTGGAGAGTTGGCTTCACACTCGCAAAAAGCTGTGACATCTACACAAAAATCAGCTGCAGCTACGAAGCAGACTATTCATCTGTTAGCACCTCCACAGAATAGGTTTAAGCTTGACAATCGAACCACATCATTCAGAATTCTTCCACCTTTGCCACCTGAAATTGCAAAT GAATCTACCTTAGCAGATCATTTCTCATCATTTGGGGAGCTTTCGTCTGTTGTTCTGGAAGATACCGAAGCCCATAACCATGATGCAACCTTAAAACCTTCTCTGAGTTGCTCAGCTTGTGTGACTTACACAACACGGCAATCAGCTGAGAAAGCATTTATTGGTGGTAAATCTTGTAAAGGGCATACACTACGATTTATGTGGTTGACAGCCTCTCCTGGCTCGAATAACCATTCTAGACCTCAGAAAAGTTCAATTCCTTCCAAGGCCTCCAGTATCTCTGGCCATATTCAAAGCATGTCATCTGAGTCCCCTAGCCCGGTTGGGAAAATCTCATCCACTGCCACATCTGGTATGGCAGCCAATCCTCATAATAAATCCATCTCAACTATGGAACAAACAAAGACTTCTCCAGTTGGAATTTCCAAAGCTTCATGTTCTAGTTCCTCTCTA